A window from Rhodospirillaceae bacterium encodes these proteins:
- a CDS encoding carbon monoxide dehydrogenase, whose amino-acid sequence MVQFSTSQPIRRVEDSRFTTGKGTYTDDINVEGQTYGYVLRSPVAHATIKSIDCAKAKSMPGVIGIVTAADLEAAGVNNIPCLVPMENRDGGQAPMPQRPVLCADRVRYVGDNIAFIVAENLLMAKDASEAIEVEYSSLDAVSDTAVALEESAPVVHSDAPGNLAFDWGHGDDQKTDEAFNKAAHTVSLELINNKLIVNSMEPRGAIADYDAVKGKLTLHSCTQGGWLLKDQIANHTLKTEPENVRVITPDVGGGFGMKSFYYPEQALCVWSSKKLGRPVKWIGERGDSFISDIMGRDHVTKVDIAFDSDHRILGMRVDTIANMGAYLSNFGPFIPTLAAIKVMPGVYDVKALSVRVRGVFTNTVPVDAYRGAGRPESIYMIERLMDKAAQQLDVDRIELRHKNFIPASAMPFTTTAGEVYDSGEFAKVIDTVTDKAGWADIENRRALSRETGKRRGIGLCYYIESTMGEPGEAAEVKFSSDGNVDVLVGTQSNGQGHETAYAQVASDRLGVPIEQIRIIQGDTDAIPTGGGTGGSRSLTAQATAIDEAADIVIERGKKYAAEVLEASSSDIEFSAGNFQIAGTDRAIGILSLAEKARTMELPGEKMDGGLDARGTITLPAWTFPNGCHVAEVEVDPETGQTKLLRYTIVDDFGTLVNPMLVEGQVHGGIAQGVGQALLENTVYSEDGQLLSGSFMDYCMPRADDLPSFDFSNVVIPCKNNPRGIKGCGEAGSVASPAAIVNAVVDALRNDGVNHLDMPITPEVVWTTLQK is encoded by the coding sequence ATGGTCCAGTTTAGTACCAGCCAACCCATTCGAAGAGTAGAGGATTCCCGTTTCACTACGGGCAAAGGCACATACACGGATGACATCAATGTTGAAGGACAAACGTATGGTTATGTGCTCCGTTCCCCGGTGGCTCACGCGACGATTAAATCCATAGACTGTGCAAAGGCGAAATCTATGCCTGGGGTAATTGGCATTGTCACAGCGGCTGATCTAGAGGCCGCTGGCGTAAATAACATCCCCTGTCTTGTGCCGATGGAAAATCGAGATGGAGGCCAAGCACCTATGCCGCAACGACCCGTGCTATGCGCTGACCGCGTCAGATACGTGGGAGACAATATCGCATTCATAGTGGCCGAGAACCTCTTGATGGCAAAAGATGCCTCTGAAGCTATTGAAGTTGAATATTCTTCACTGGACGCAGTAAGTGATACCGCGGTGGCACTGGAGGAGAGTGCTCCTGTTGTTCATTCTGACGCCCCCGGTAACTTAGCCTTTGATTGGGGGCACGGCGACGATCAAAAAACTGACGAGGCATTTAATAAAGCTGCTCATACCGTCAGCCTTGAATTAATTAACAATAAACTAATTGTTAATTCGATGGAGCCAAGGGGGGCCATCGCTGATTACGATGCCGTAAAGGGCAAGCTGACCCTTCACAGCTGCACCCAAGGAGGCTGGCTGCTAAAGGATCAAATCGCAAATCACACTCTCAAAACTGAACCTGAAAATGTCAGAGTAATAACACCTGATGTTGGCGGGGGATTCGGAATGAAATCATTTTACTATCCAGAGCAAGCCCTCTGCGTGTGGTCGTCCAAAAAATTGGGTAGGCCCGTTAAATGGATTGGGGAGAGAGGAGATTCTTTTATTTCGGATATTATGGGACGGGACCATGTGACAAAGGTGGACATTGCATTCGATTCCGACCATAGAATTCTCGGAATGCGCGTTGATACCATAGCTAATATGGGCGCTTATCTGTCAAACTTTGGCCCGTTCATACCCACTCTAGCAGCCATCAAGGTGATGCCCGGCGTGTATGACGTAAAAGCCCTCAGCGTGAGGGTTCGAGGTGTGTTCACAAATACTGTGCCAGTAGACGCCTATCGTGGCGCTGGGAGACCCGAGTCCATATACATGATTGAGAGACTTATGGATAAGGCAGCTCAACAGCTGGATGTGGATCGGATAGAACTCCGTCACAAAAATTTTATCCCGGCCTCGGCAATGCCTTTTACTACAACCGCTGGCGAAGTGTATGACTCGGGTGAATTTGCAAAGGTCATAGATACAGTCACTGATAAGGCTGGGTGGGCAGATATTGAAAATAGACGCGCCCTATCCAGGGAGACCGGAAAACGACGCGGTATAGGGCTGTGCTACTACATTGAATCCACGATGGGTGAACCGGGGGAAGCTGCAGAAGTTAAGTTCTCTTCGGATGGCAACGTGGATGTCTTAGTAGGCACCCAATCAAATGGACAAGGACATGAGACTGCATATGCCCAAGTGGCCTCAGACCGACTAGGCGTCCCTATCGAACAAATTCGGATTATCCAGGGAGACACGGACGCCATTCCAACTGGTGGCGGCACGGGTGGATCTCGCTCCCTAACAGCTCAAGCTACTGCTATAGATGAAGCCGCTGACATTGTGATTGAACGAGGAAAGAAGTATGCCGCGGAGGTCCTGGAAGCCTCTTCATCGGATATAGAATTCTCTGCTGGCAACTTTCAAATCGCGGGCACCGACAGAGCGATTGGAATTTTATCGCTCGCTGAAAAAGCTCGCACCATGGAACTACCCGGCGAAAAAATGGATGGTGGACTAGATGCCCGAGGAACAATAACTCTGCCGGCTTGGACGTTCCCTAATGGATGTCATGTCGCCGAGGTTGAAGTGGACCCCGAGACGGGGCAGACTAAATTACTTCGTTATACAATAGTTGACGACTTTGGGACCCTGGTGAACCCCATGCTCGTGGAAGGCCAAGTTCATGGCGGAATTGCCCAAGGAGTGGGGCAGGCACTGTTAGAAAACACAGTATATTCCGAAGATGGACAGCTATTATCTGGCTCTTTTATGGACTATTGCATGCCAAGAGCCGATGATTTGCCCTCATTTGATTTTTCCAATGTTGTAATACCGTGTAAAAACAATCCCCGTGGGATAAAGGGCTGCGGGGAAGCGGGCTCAGTCGCTTCNCCAGCTGCGATAGTTAACGCTGTTGTAGATGCCCTTCGCAATGATGGAGTTAATCACCTGGATATGCCCATTACACCTGAGGTGGTATGGACAACTCTTCAAAAGTAA
- a CDS encoding ATP:cob(I)alamin adenosyltransferase, with amino-acid sequence MVKIDKVYTRGGDEGITSLGNGERVSKDTLRIQVCGVLDEANASIGVARLYVDEDTDLMLARIQNDLFDLGADLCVPVPPEGRDKLQIGPAQVERLEEEIDQVNARLGRLNSFILPGGSEAAAFLHVARSIVRRVERLASALTRAEPISGYCLPYLNRLSDHLFVLARSQNEDGKKDILWVPGENR; translated from the coding sequence ATGGTAAAGATTGACAAGGTATATACCCGGGGCGGCGATGAGGGGATTACGTCGCTGGGCAATGGCGAGAGGGTTTCTAAGGATACACTGCGTATTCAGGTCTGTGGTGTTTTGGATGAAGCAAACGCCTCGATAGGTGTGGCCAGGCTGTATGTGGACGAAGATACAGACCTGATGTTGGCCCGGATTCAAAATGATCTCTTTGATTTAGGAGCAGACTTATGTGTACCGGTTCCACCGGAGGGCAGAGATAAGCTGCAAATTGGGCCAGCGCAGGTAGAGCGTCTCGAAGAGGAGATAGATCAAGTGAACGCCCGATTAGGCCGCCTTAACTCTTTCATCCTTCCAGGTGGATCTGAGGCTGCCGCATTCCTCCATGTGGCGAGGTCTATAGTTCGGCGGGTGGAAAGGTTGGCGTCTGCCTTGACCAGGGCGGAACCAATATCAGGGTATTGTTTGCCATATTTGAATAGGTTGTCGGATCATCTGTTCGTTCTCGCTCGTTCTCAAAATGAGGATGGAAAAAAAGATATTTTATGGGTGCCAGGTGAAAATCGGTAG
- a CDS encoding ferredoxin — translation MTYVVTEMCIKCKYMDCVEVCPVDCFYEGENMLVXHPDECIDCGVCEPECPVEAILPDTEGDLEKWVDLNSTYAEKWPNITRKGDSPPDADDFKEEAGKLEKYFSENPGTQSE, via the coding sequence ATGACCTACGTCGTGACGGAAATGTGCATTAAGTGCAAGTACATGGATTGTGTGGAGGTTTGTCCTGTTGATTGTTTTTATGAGGGCGAAAACATGTTGGTTATNCATCCGGATGAGTGCATAGATTGCGGAGTGTGTGAGCCGGAGTGTCCTGTGGAGGCCATATTGCCAGATACCGAAGGTGATCTGGAAAAATGGGTCGATTTGAACTCCACCTATGCTGAGAAATGGCCAAATATTACCCGAAAGGGTGATAGCCCTCCTGACGCCGACGATTTCAAAGAAGAGGCGGGAAAACTAGAAAAATATTTCAGTGAAAATCCAGGAACGCAAAGCGAATAG
- a CDS encoding CarD family transcriptional regulator, with product MTRPTNKSVKKIFKKKDWVVYPAHGVGKVVGIEEQEIAGIKLQLYVVEFEREKMTLRVPLDKVEALGMRRLSTKDEMGAVVKTLKGKAKIKRTMWSRRAQEYTEKLNSGSPVSVAEVLRDLHRGADQPEQSYSERQLYEAALDRLAREFAAVEKIEHEAAEQRIEDILLKAA from the coding sequence ATGACTAGACCTACGAACAAAAGTGTTAAAAAGATTTTTAAGAAGAAGGACTGGGTGGTGTATCCTGCCCATGGTGTTGGGAAGGTAGTAGGCATAGAAGAGCAAGAGATTGCGGGAATAAAGTTACAGCTCTACGTTGTCGAGTTTGAACGGGAGAAGATGACTCTGAGGGTTCCGTTGGATAAAGTCGAGGCTCTTGGTATGAGGAGGCTGAGTACCAAGGATGAAATGGGCGCCGTTGTTAAGACCCTCAAGGGTAAGGCAAAGATAAAGAGAACCATGTGGAGCAGAAGGGCGCAGGAGTACACGGAGAAGCTCAATTCGGGCAGTCCCGTGAGCGTGGCAGAGGTCCTGCGAGACCTTCATAGAGGAGCGGATCAACCAGAGCAATCTTATAGTGAACGCCAGCTATACGAAGCTGCATTGGATCGTTTAGCCCGCGAGTTTGCGGCTGTCGAGAAGATAGAGCATGAGGCGGCAGAGCAACGTATTGAGGACATCTTGTTGAAAGCTGCCTAG
- the pip gene encoding prolyl aminopeptidase produces MSITSLYPAIDPRRSGMLEVDLLHTVYWEESGNPEGIPVLFLHGGPGAGTVPENRRFFDPNAYRIILFDQRGSGRSTPAGEIKENTTQLLVSDIEVLRRFLNIDRWVVFGGSWGSTLALIYAEMYPGRCIGLVLRGIFLCRPQEVEWFLHGVQSFFPENWAAFSGHLPFEERNDLLSNYYKRLVNPDPAIHMPAALAWSMYEGSCSTLMPNEPSVAQFSQGQFALGLARIEAHYFINNIFLPENFILDHAEALHSIPGVIVQGRYDMVCPFTSAADLSRAWGRAQLNVVPDAGHSSSEEGIMRALIKATDEIRDGGVV; encoded by the coding sequence GTGAGCATAACCTCCCTGTATCCTGCTATCGATCCTAGGCGCTCCGGAATGCTTGAAGTGGACCTTTTGCACACAGTCTATTGGGAAGAAAGTGGCAATCCAGAAGGGATCCCAGTTCTATTTTTGCACGGCGGGCCGGGAGCAGGCACTGTGCCAGAAAACAGACGTTTTTTCGATCCCAACGCTTATCGTATTATACTTTTTGATCAGAGGGGTAGCGGCCGTTCGACCCCTGCTGGGGAGATCAAGGAAAATACCACTCAGCTTTTAGTCTCTGATATTGAAGTTCTTCGTCGGTTCTTAAATATAGATCGTTGGGTAGTCTTTGGAGGTTCTTGGGGTTCTACATTGGCTTTAATCTATGCCGAGATGTACCCGGGCCGATGCATTGGCTTAGTGCTGAGAGGAATCTTTCTCTGCAGACCCCAAGAGGTAGAGTGGTTCTTGCATGGAGTGCAATCTTTCTTTCCAGAAAATTGGGCAGCTTTCTCGGGGCATCTTCCGTTTGAGGAACGTAATGATTTGCTGAGTAATTACTATAAACGTCTTGTGAATCCAGATCCTGCTATTCATATGCCAGCAGCTTTAGCCTGGAGTATGTACGAAGGGTCGTGTTCGACGTTGATGCCTAACGAACCCAGCGTGGCCCAATTTTCCCAGGGCCAATTTGCCCTCGGCTTGGCTCGTATAGAGGCCCATTATTTTATAAATAATATTTTCTTACCGGAAAATTTTATTTTGGATCATGCGGAGGCGCTTCATAGCATTCCAGGTGTAATTGTTCAGGGTCGTTATGACATGGTATGTCCATTTACAAGTGCAGCCGATCTAAGTAGAGCATGGGGTAGGGCCCAGTTGAATGTGGTGCCAGACGCAGGTCATTCCTCTTCAGAGGAGGGAATCATGAGGGCCCTAATCAAAGCTACTGATGAAATAAGAGATGGAGGGGTCGTATGA
- a CDS encoding deacylase, whose product MICDQAVGRLFAVLFFSILGVGLAAKCGAGEVGSPTREKTLGFDPDFIVFGLGGFDVNDNEKAGQFEVQARFQKRIWFFKPQIGAFVTTKSGFYAYGGGSVDLFLGRRYVVSPSFAVGFYQKGDGKELGGDLEFRSALEIAYRLRNRARIGLQVGHLSNASIFDANPGTEFAIINYSFPTDVFSR is encoded by the coding sequence ATGATTTGTGACCAAGCCGTGGGACGGCTTTTTGCGGTATTGTTCTTTTCCATTTTGGGAGTTGGTCTTGCCGCTAAATGCGGTGCGGGAGAAGTGGGGTCTCCTACTCGAGAGAAAACTTTGGGATTTGACCCAGATTTCATAGTGTTTGGATTGGGTGGTTTCGACGTCAACGACAACGAAAAGGCGGGTCAATTTGAGGTTCAGGCCAGGTTCCAGAAACGAATCTGGTTCTTCAAGCCTCAAATTGGAGCGTTTGTCACCACCAAAAGTGGGTTTTATGCGTATGGGGGAGGCTCTGTAGATTTGTTTCTTGGAAGGCGATACGTTGTCTCGCCGAGCTTTGCCGTTGGCTTTTACCAAAAGGGGGATGGGAAGGAACTAGGTGGGGACTTAGAATTTCGATCCGCCCTGGAAATAGCCTATCGGCTGCGGAACCGCGCTCGAATAGGTCTNCAAGTCGGNCACCTTTCAAATGCAAGCATATTTGATGCAAATCCGGGCACTGAGTTTGCGATCATTAACTACTCTTTCCCTACTGATGTGTTTTCTCGCTAA
- a CDS encoding alcohol dehydrogenase, with the protein MKAAVLHEVGKPLVVEDVTIDKPRAKEVLVQTAAAGVCHSDLHFVEGLYPYRLPVVLGHESAGIVEQVGADVTYVKPGDHVITCLSAFCGHCEFCITGHPSICNGKETRRPKGEAPRLFKENGKIEQFANLSSFAEQMLIHEHALVKIRNDMPLDKAALIGCGVTTGVGAVHNTAKVEVGATVAVIGCGGVGLSCINGAFLSGAGRIIAVDQVEDKLELAKDFGATEVVNATKADPVEHIKELTSGGVHFSFEAIGLKKTTEQAFEMLRPGGTATIIGMVPYGMKIEIHAADFLQEKKLIGCQMGSNRFRIDMPRYVDFYLSGQLKLDKLLNRHIHLNQVNAALDQLKTGEVARNVIIFDGV; encoded by the coding sequence ATGAAAGCTGCCGTACTTCATGAGGTTGGAAAACCTCTCGTAGTAGAGGACGTAACCATTGATAAGCCGCGTGCTAAAGAGGTCTTAGTTCAAACAGCGGCGGCTGGTGTTTGTCATAGCGATTTGCATTTTGTGGAGGGGCTGTATCCCTACCGATTACCAGTCGTACTGGGGCACGAATCGGCGGGGATTGTGGAGCAAGTGGGGGCGGATGTCACCTATGTTAAACCTGGCGACCATGTTATCACCTGCCTGTCCGCTTTTTGCGGTCACTGCGAATTCTGTATTACTGGCCATCCATCCATTTGTAACGGAAAAGAGACGCGACGTCCCAAGGGCGAAGCCCCTCGCCTATTCAAAGAAAATGGAAAAATAGAACAATTTGCGAATCTCTCATCATTCGCTGAACAAATGCTAATCCATGAACATGCTCTCGTAAAAATTCGGAATGACATGCCCTTAGATAAAGCGGCCCTTATTGGATGTGGTGTGACCACTGGTGTTGGCGCAGTTCATAACACCGCCAAAGTTGAGGTTGGCGCAACAGTGGCCGTAATTGGATGCGGTGGTGTAGGTTTATCTTGCATTAACGGCGCCTTTCTTTCCGGGGCAGGACGAATAATTGCCGTAGACCAGGTCGAAGATAAGCTAGAACTTGCTAAAGATTTTGGGGCAACGGAAGTTGTAAATGCGACCAAGGCCGACCCAGTCGAACATATTAAGGAACTGACATCGGGCGGCGTACATTTTTCCTTTGAGGCGATTGGCCTGAAGAAAACTACAGAGCAAGCGTTTGAGATGCTGCGTCCAGGTGGTACAGCAACCATAATAGGGATGGTACCATATGGCATGAAAATAGAAATCCATGCCGCAGATTTCCTACAAGAAAAGAAATTAATTGGATGTCAAATGGGCTCTAATCGGTTTCGCATAGACATGCCTAGGTATGTTGACTTCTATCTTTCCGGACAACTAAAGCTTGATAAACTACTAAATAGGCACATACATCTCAATCAAGTTAATGCCGCGCTTGATCAACTAAAAACTGGCGAAGTTGCACGCAACGTCATTATATTTGATGGAGTTTAA
- a CDS encoding aldehyde-activating protein — protein sequence MDIPFTGGCACGAIRYKCTGTPRYMGNCHCRDCQRATGSAYFAAVLIRAEEFFLIKGKPNWFETIADKGHPMRRAFCTSCGSPLFLENGARPGGKVLYAGSLDNPEWYKPSRDIYVSSAQPWDIMDPALPKDELMPERLKHEHQKSSCIQAP from the coding sequence ATGGATATTCCATTCACGGGAGGATGTGCCTGCGGAGCCATTCGCTATAAATGTACCGGCACCCCNAGATATATGGGTAATTGCCACTGCAGAGATTGCCAAAGAGCGACAGGCAGCGCATATTTTGCCGCCGTTTTAATCCGCGCCGAAGAATTTTTTCTAATCAAAGGAAAACCTAATTGGTTTGAGACGATAGCCGATAAGGGGCACCCAATGCGGCGGGCGTTTTGCACGTCTTGCGGATCTCCCCTCTTCTTAGAAAATGGAGCACGCCCGGGAGGGAAAGTCCTTTATGCAGGAAGCCTCGATAATCCTGAATGGTATAAACCTAGCAGGGATATTTATGTATCAAGCGCTCAACCATGGGATATTATGGACCCTGCTTTGCCAAAAGATGAATTGATGCCAGAGCGTCTCAAACATGAGCACCAAAAAAGTTCCTGCATTCAGGCACCATGA
- a CDS encoding alpha/beta hydrolase, producing MIEIRKPEYPELPAGIRARAIDNSNGLNVNFLEAGFEEQGKHCVLLLHGFPELAYSWRKVILPLAAHGYHVIAPDLRGYGATTGWSDDFDGDLEKFSFSNLLKDNMGLLSALGHESXSVVGHDFGSPVAAYSALARPDIFKSVVLMSAPFGGVPQXQKPGCYHKTHQDDIHDALANLSPPRKHYQWYYSSREANDEMVNCRQGMLEFLRAYYHHKSADWIKNKPHPLISWSATELAKLPTYYVMNLNQTMPETVETEMPSAEHIRQCTWLSDKELRXYAXTYSSTGFQGGLQYYRVGTTGRFAIELQEFIGRTIDVPSAFIAGNKDWGIYQKPGAFEAMKNSALTDMRGCYLVENAGHWVQQEQAEAVSKILIDFLNTSL from the coding sequence ATGATCGAAATTCGAAAACCGGAGTACCCTGAATTGCCAGCAGGCATCCGCGCAAGGGCCATTGATAATTCTAATGGGCTGAATGTAAATTTTTTAGAAGCGGGGTTCGAGGAACAAGGAAAGCATTGCGTTCTTTTGCTGCACGGGTTCCCAGAACTTGCCTATAGTTGGCGTAAGGTCATTCTACCACTAGCCGCCCACGGCTACCACGTAATAGCACCAGATCTTCGGGGATACGGAGCTACTACTGGATGGAGTGATGATTTTGATGGTGATTTAGAAAAGTTCAGCTTCTCCAATCTTCTAAAAGATAACATGGGCCTTCTTTCAGCATTGGGACATGAAAGCTGNTCCGTTGTAGGACACGACTTCGGAAGCCCAGTAGCCGCCTATAGCGCATTAGCTCGGCCCGACATATTTAAGTCAGTCGTGTTAATGAGCGCACCATTTGGCGGGGTACCTCAACNTCAAAAGCCTGGGTGTTACCATAAAACTCATCAAGACGATATACACGACGCCTTGGCCAATCTCTCTCCACCTCGCAAACACTACCAGTGGTACTATTCCAGCCGTGAAGCAAATGACGAAATGGTAAACTGCAGGCAGGGTATGCTTGAATTTCTCCGCGCCTATTATCACCATAAGAGCGCGGATTGGATAAAAAATAAACCTCACCCCTTAATATCTTGGTCGGCCACGGAACTTGCAAAATTACCAACCTACTATGTTATGAACCTCAACCAAACCATGCCAGAAACTGTTGAGACAGAAATGCCTTCTGCGGAACACATCCGTCAGTGCACATGGCTGAGTGATAAAGAACTCCGTTTNTACGCGGANACATACTCTTCAACTGGATTCCAAGGAGGACTGCAATACTATCGTGTTGGAACCACTGGAAGGTTCGCTATTGAACTTCAAGAATTTATTGGTCGTACCATTGACGTGCCTTCTGCCTTCATTGCTGGTAACAAAGATTGGGGCATATATCAAAAACCTGGCGCCTTTGAAGCAATGAAAAACTCAGCCTTAACCGACATGCGTGGCTGCTATCTAGTAGAGAACGCAGGCCATTGGGTTCAACAAGAACAAGCGGAGGCCGTATCAAAAATACTTATAGATTTCTTAAATACTTCCCTCTGA
- a CDS encoding signal protein PDZ — translation MLLTQQRGHPVSETESDGXKKAEPSKNIVLKPALKSSEYLHSVTAIRAEVPSQAHTASYLGSEREGSAVLIDNNGTVLTIGYLLLESNRIWIRNQNSEWVAADFVGYDFESGFGLARAREPLNLTPMELGDSSSLSEGEEVCVVAYGDEEPPVRTNVVGRQEFAGYWEYLIENAIFTSPAHPKWSGAPLVGTDGRIKGIGSLLLDEIAERTTQSQGNMFVPTELLLPILDDLLSKGRAQRPPRPWLGIFAADTQKGPALIHVSPEGPADHSGLQPEDIILRVDKNPIEDVADLYRRIWSVGEAGSLIPVTIMRDTVGVELKIKSSSRYDFFRTPRE, via the coding sequence ATGTTACTCACTCAGCAACGAGGACATCCAGTGTCTGAAACCGAAAGCGACGGCCNAAAAAAAGCAGAGCCAAGCAAAAATATAGTATTGAAACCCGCACTCAAAAGCAGTGAGTATCTTCATTCGGTCACAGCTATACGAGCGGAAGTTCCTTCTCAGGCTCACACCGCTTCCTACCTGGGTTCTGAGAGAGAAGGAAGTGCCGTACTCATTGATAACAATGGGACTGTATTAACGATTGGCTACCTTCTTCTAGAGTCAAATCGTATTTGGATTCGTAACCAGAACTCTGAATGGGTAGCGGCTGATTTTGTGGGATACGACTTCGAATCGGGTTTTGGCCTAGCACGTGCTCGCGAGCCATTAAACCTCACACCCATGGAACTTGGAGACTCCTCTAGTCTAAGCGAAGGAGAGGAAGTATGTGTGGTAGCCTATGGCGACGAGGAACCGCCAGTGCGCACCAACGTTGTGGGAAGACAGGAATTTGCCGGGTATTGGGAGTATTTAATTGAAAACGCAATTTTCACCTCACCGGCCCACCCAAAATGGAGTGGCGCACCGCTTGTAGGCACGGATGGTCGTATCAAAGGGATAGGGTCGCTATTACTCGATGAAATAGCAGAGCGAACTACACAGTCTCAAGGAAATATGTTTGTCCCAACTGAGCTTTTGCTACCTATTTTAGACGATTTACTTTCAAAAGGGCGTGCGCAACGCCCGCCTCGGCCTTGGTTGGGTATATTTGCCGCCGATACCCAGAAAGGGCCAGCCTTAATACACGTATCACCAGAAGGGCCTGCCGACCACTCTGGACTTCAACCTGAGGATATTATTTTGCGAGTGGATAAAAACCCAATCGAAGATGTAGCTGACCTTTATCGAAGGATATGGAGTGTCGGTGAAGCCGGAAGTCTTATTCCTGTAACAATCATGCGGGATACTGTTGGAGTTGAATTAAAAATAAAATCGTCGAGCAGATATGACTTCTTCCGAACACCTAGGGAATAA
- a CDS encoding MFS transporter, translating to MQSTENQPTPSTLTGFVIMCMATYLGLINIQIVNSSFKEIQGGLAIGPEQISWVLTSALIAEVIMLPLAGWLCRLFSTKWLFAGCLFGFTLASIGCGVAWNIESMIVFRALQGFCGGALMPLVFATTYHVFPKNRQTIVMTILSFVLVTPIAIAPLVGGWITEALGWRWMFWLSVPVGIILMFASIVFIKIDKAEFGLAKNIDFLGISLAAIALLFLIVVLEEGKRHDWFASKLILAFTATGAISAYLFIWRELTCKHPVVDLTIFANRDFSIGCFYTFMYGAVFFVPFFLLPLYLAEVRAIDTFQIGTIIVVLGISMGLSSPLAGMAVRVLHLRWLALIGFGGMAIGNWLQGNLTADVGFSELILPQVIRGISSQFCWLSCVVLALGSIETTKVKNASSLYSLFMRLGAAIAIAVGSTQLENNTIRHYSEIADTVSFDQPSVGESIPTLRNLFRGQYGESPTADHAGLTLLIDLVTQQAMIMAFNDVTKSTALLSLLALILLPLFRRKIPLER from the coding sequence GTGCAAAGCACAGAAAACCAACCAACTCCCTCGACTTTGACCGGTTTTGTCATCATGTGCATGGCTACATATCTAGGATTGATTAACATCCAGATCGTCAACAGCTCGTTCAAGGAAATTCAGGGTGGACTGGCAATTGGGCCAGAACAAATCAGTTGGGTCCTTACATCAGCACTGATTGCCGAGGTTATCATGCTGCCATTAGCAGGATGGCTGTGCAGGTTATTTTCGACCAAATGGCTATTTGCAGGATGTCTATTTGGATTTACGTTGGCAAGTATAGGCTGCGGCGTAGCCTGGAACATAGAATCCATGATTGTGTTCCGTGCATTGCAGGGATTTTGCGGTGGTGCACTTATGCCACTCGTTTTCGCGACGACCTACCACGTTTTCCCGAAAAATAGGCAGACCATTGTAATGACCATCTTGTCATTTGTCTTAGTCACCCCAATCGCTATTGCTCCTCTTGTGGGAGGCTGGATTACCGAAGCACTTGGCTGGCGCTGGATGTTTTGGCTTAGTGTACCAGTTGGGATTATCCTTATGTTTGCTTCTATCGTGTTTATCAAAATCGATAAAGCCGAATTCGGACTTGCAAAAAACATTGACTTTCTAGGAATCTCACTGGCCGCCATAGCATTACTATTCTTGATCGTAGTGCTCGAAGAAGGAAAAAGACATGACTGGTTTGCCTCAAAACTAATTTTAGCTTTTACCGCAACCGGCGCGATATCTGCCTATTTATTCATTTGGAGAGAATTGACCTGCAAACACCCAGTTGTAGACCTGACTATTTTTGCCAATAGGGATTTCTCAATTGGTTGCTTTTATACCTTCATGTATGGTGCTGTATTTTTTGTACCCTTCTTTTTATTACCCCTCTATCTAGCCGAAGTTCGAGCTATTGATACGTTCCAAATAGGCACAATAATCGTGGTGTTAGGCATCAGCATGGGACTTTCCAGTCCTCTAGCCGGAATGGCTGTCCGTGTTTTGCATTTGCGCTGGCTTGCACTCATTGGATTTGGCGGAATGGCAATTGGTAATTGGCTGCAAGGAAACTTAACAGCTGATGTCGGCTTTTCCGAACTTATCCTTCCCCAAGTAATTAGAGGAATCTCCTCACAATTTTGTTGGCTTTCCTGTGTCGTACTAGCCCTTGGGTCTATCGAGACTACAAAGGTCAAAAATGCCAGTTCCCTGTACAGTCTCTTTATGCGGCTTGGTGCCGCAATTGCAATAGCAGTTGGCAGCACCCAATTGGAGAACAACACCATCCGCCATTACTCGGAAATTGCAGATACCGTCTCATTTGACCAACCATCCGTTGGAGAATCCATCCCAACGCTTAGAAATCTTTTTAGAGGACAATACGGTGAATCCCCTACCGCCGACCACGCTGGGTTAACCCTGTTGATTGACTTGGTTACCCAACAAGCCATGATCATGGCCTTTAACGATGTAACAAAGAGTACTGCTCTGCTCTCCCTCCTAGCCCTTATATTACTCCCCTTATTTCGCAGAAAAATCCCTCTGGAGAGATAA